One Candidatus Uhrbacteria bacterium CG10_big_fil_rev_8_21_14_0_10_50_16 genomic region harbors:
- a CDS encoding Fmu (Sun) domain-containing protein, whose amino-acid sequence MTSNPLPKPFLDRLTNQFGARNVETILEGFRTKRLTTFRTNISKATDAEIETFLTEHQISFTRVESIPHAFCVEGIGDKGVLSLPICQDGRIYVQGLSSMVPPLILNTQPGESVLDLCAAPGSKTSQIAADMQQQGQLIAMEQNTVRFDKLLFTLAKQGLPFVDARKGNAIQLCRSLHNTFDAILADVPCTAEGRMNLSLERSYAYWSERNIEKHVAMQKDLLRAAVPCLKPGGRLVYSTCTLAPQENEGIIRWLLKTFPHLSLVPIQSPLPSHPVSEGFYLLPSVEHEGLFVACVNSESVFG is encoded by the coding sequence ATGACCTCCAATCCTCTCCCAAAACCGTTTCTCGATCGACTCACCAACCAGTTTGGCGCACGCAACGTCGAGACAATCCTCGAGGGATTTCGCACAAAGCGACTCACTACGTTTAGAACCAATATTAGCAAGGCGACAGATGCAGAGATAGAGACATTTTTAACGGAGCATCAGATTTCATTCACACGAGTTGAATCAATCCCACATGCATTTTGCGTGGAAGGGATAGGCGACAAAGGTGTTTTGAGCCTTCCCATCTGCCAAGACGGTCGTATTTATGTGCAAGGATTGTCTTCCATGGTGCCGCCACTGATTCTCAACACGCAGCCCGGCGAATCTGTACTTGATCTTTGCGCCGCACCTGGCAGCAAAACGAGTCAAATCGCTGCAGACATGCAGCAGCAAGGTCAGCTTATTGCCATGGAACAAAATACCGTCCGATTTGATAAATTGCTTTTTACCCTCGCCAAGCAAGGCCTTCCGTTTGTCGATGCACGCAAAGGCAATGCTATTCAACTTTGTCGTTCCCTTCATAACACGTTTGATGCCATCTTGGCAGATGTCCCCTGCACCGCCGAGGGTCGCATGAATTTATCCCTCGAACGCAGCTACGCCTACTGGTCCGAGCGCAATATTGAGAAGCACGTCGCGATGCAAAAGGACTTGCTCCGCGCAGCTGTCCCCTGCCTCAAACCGGGTGGTCGGCTCGTCTATTCCACATGTACGCTTGCACCACAGGAGAATGAAGGAATTATTCGCTGGCTCCTCAAAACATTTCCACACCTATCTCTCGTGCCGATTCAATCCCCCCTTCCAAGCCACCCTGTTAGCGAGGGATTCTATCTCCTACCGTCTGTAGAACACGAGGGACTCTTTGTTGCTTGTGTGAATTCTGAATCTGTTTTCGGGTAA
- a CDS encoding sulfurtransferase — protein sequence MTGQTGKTIAEEALQETPSISCDEYKTLLADDTEHVLLDVREEDEWNAGHIENAMHIPRGFLEFKVEEAVPDKGTRIIVYCARGGRAALAGQTLLELGYTHVQYLDGGYMGYCQS from the coding sequence ATGACTGGACAAACAGGAAAAACAATCGCTGAGGAGGCTTTGCAGGAAACGCCAAGTATTTCTTGTGATGAATACAAAACGTTACTTGCAGATGATACTGAGCACGTCTTACTGGACGTTCGGGAGGAGGATGAATGGAATGCTGGTCATATTGAGAATGCTATGCATATTCCTCGTGGGTTTTTGGAGTTTAAGGTCGAAGAAGCGGTTCCAGACAAGGGGACACGCATTATTGTTTACTGTGCACGTGGCGGCCGCGCAGCTCTTGCGGGTCAAACGTTGCTGGAACTTGGATATACGCATGTTCAATATTTAGATGGCGGATACATGGGCTATTGTCAGTCGTGA
- a CDS encoding septum formation inhibitor Maf, with the protein MKKQQIILASTSARRRELMELLRLPFEVVASDYEEDMALDMAPEALVQHLALGKARAVVDTVGEGLVIGGDTIIVLESMVMGKPHTPERAREMLRLLRGKTHQVMTGLAVIDAVTNETRQAVSITDVTFTAYTDKEIDDYVATGEPLDRAGAYAIQGYASLFLEEMRGDYFGVLGLSVVDLARVLKEFDVDVWEGIAVN; encoded by the coding sequence ATGAAAAAACAACAGATAATTTTAGCCTCCACATCTGCACGTCGGCGTGAATTGATGGAGCTGCTGCGACTCCCGTTTGAGGTGGTTGCGAGTGACTACGAAGAAGACATGGCATTAGACATGGCACCGGAGGCTCTGGTGCAGCACCTCGCGCTCGGGAAAGCACGGGCAGTTGTGGACACGGTGGGAGAGGGTCTCGTGATTGGAGGAGATACAATCATTGTTCTCGAATCGATGGTGATGGGGAAACCTCATACGCCAGAACGCGCACGAGAAATGTTGCGATTGTTGCGTGGTAAAACACACCAAGTCATGACGGGGCTGGCCGTGATTGATGCAGTCACGAATGAGACACGGCAAGCGGTCTCAATTACAGACGTGACGTTTACTGCCTATACCGATAAAGAAATTGATGATTATGTTGCAACCGGAGAGCCGCTAGATCGTGCCGGAGCATATGCAATACAGGGGTATGCCTCACTGTTTTTAGAGGAGATGCGAGGCGATTATTTTGGTGTGCTCGGACTCTCGGTTGTGGATCTGGCACGTGTGCTCAAAGAATTCGATGTGGATGTTTGGGAGGGGATCGCAGTAAATTAA
- a CDS encoding cupin — MKGFVTNIEVATLTNTDYRRVLYTAEHSQLVLMCLQPGDEIGMEVHTLDQFIRIEQGSAKALLDGVEHTLAADFAVVVPAGTKHNIINTGDGALKLYTVYAPPEHKDAMVEHTKAEEIEEHFDGKTTE; from the coding sequence ATGAAAGGATTTGTCACAAACATTGAGGTCGCAACGCTTACGAATACCGACTATCGCCGCGTTTTGTATACTGCAGAGCACAGTCAACTTGTGTTGATGTGTTTGCAGCCGGGTGATGAGATCGGAATGGAGGTACATACTCTTGATCAATTTATTCGCATCGAACAAGGGTCAGCTAAGGCTCTATTAGACGGGGTAGAACACACACTTGCGGCAGACTTTGCTGTTGTTGTCCCAGCCGGTACTAAACACAATATTATCAATACGGGTGATGGTGCATTAAAACTCTACACGGTGTACGCACCGCCTGAGCATAAGGATGCCATGGTGGAGCATACAAAGGCCGAAGAAATAGAAGAACATTTTGACGGAAAAACCACAGAATAA
- a CDS encoding sodium:proton exchanger: MQTVKRHAIFFLALFGGLLAQVAFASGSESEAGHATFAVTILWIAVLLMLARISGLVEKIGQPSVLGELVLGVVLGNLALLGFDWFEPMKHDIIIEFLAELGVVILLFQIGLESNITQMKKVGLQAILVAVVGVVVPFVLGTYVVGPWLLPGLDSNAYLFLGAALTATSVGITARVFQELGKLHIKEAQIVLGAAVFDDVLGLIILAIVSAIATVGAVSFGVISLIAGKAIIFLVGAIVIGQFAAKWLGKFFSKIHTGIGMKFTMAISFGLFFAFLASEIGLAPIIGAFAAGLVLDPVHFRYFKDPHIVKDVKKIMDAKVDAATRTSVLEAMDKHADRHIEEIVEPLGLFLVPIFFVVTGMTVDLTTLSDVRVVLVSLAITLVAIGGKYVAGFAAGKGVNRSLVGFGMVPRGEVGLIFASIGIGLGVISNEVFSVIVIMVILTTLVSPPILSFMLKRAEK, encoded by the coding sequence ATGCAAACGGTTAAACGGCATGCAATCTTTTTTTTGGCACTGTTTGGAGGTTTGTTGGCACAAGTCGCGTTTGCAAGTGGATCTGAATCAGAGGCAGGGCATGCGACGTTTGCGGTCACTATTCTGTGGATCGCTGTTTTGTTGATGTTGGCAAGGATTTCTGGCTTGGTAGAAAAAATCGGACAGCCCTCCGTGTTAGGTGAGTTGGTGTTGGGTGTTGTACTTGGCAACCTCGCGCTCCTTGGTTTTGATTGGTTTGAGCCGATGAAGCATGACATCATCATTGAATTCCTTGCAGAGCTTGGAGTGGTGATTTTGCTTTTCCAGATTGGGTTGGAATCCAATATCACGCAAATGAAGAAAGTTGGACTACAGGCGATCCTTGTTGCCGTTGTTGGTGTGGTCGTTCCATTTGTGTTGGGAACCTATGTTGTTGGGCCTTGGCTTTTGCCAGGGCTTGATTCTAACGCGTACTTGTTTTTGGGAGCAGCGCTTACGGCAACCTCCGTGGGTATTACGGCACGCGTATTTCAGGAACTCGGAAAATTGCACATTAAAGAAGCACAGATTGTTTTAGGCGCAGCGGTGTTTGACGACGTCCTTGGTTTGATTATCTTGGCGATTGTTTCTGCGATTGCTACCGTTGGTGCGGTGAGCTTTGGCGTAATCAGTCTTATTGCCGGAAAAGCCATCATCTTCCTTGTGGGAGCAATCGTGATTGGTCAATTTGCGGCTAAGTGGCTTGGCAAATTCTTCTCCAAGATTCACACAGGAATCGGCATGAAGTTTACAATGGCGATCTCCTTTGGCCTCTTCTTTGCCTTCCTCGCATCCGAGATTGGCCTTGCTCCTATTATTGGAGCGTTTGCGGCAGGTCTAGTGTTGGATCCGGTTCATTTCCGTTACTTTAAAGATCCGCATATTGTAAAGGATGTGAAGAAGATTATGGATGCAAAGGTAGACGCCGCGACGCGTACATCTGTTTTGGAAGCGATGGATAAACATGCAGACCGACACATAGAAGAAATCGTCGAACCTCTTGGATTGTTCTTGGTGCCGATCTTCTTTGTGGTAACGGGAATGACGGTAGACCTCACAACGCTTTCCGATGTTCGTGTCGTCCTTGTATCCCTTGCGATTACGTTGGTGGCGATTGGAGGAAAGTATGTTGCGGGTTTTGCAGCAGGGAAAGGAGTTAATCGATCGCTTGTGGGATTTGGAATGGTTCCACGTGGCGAGGTTGGATTGATCTTTGCGAGTATCGGTATAGGCTTAGGAGTCATTAGCAATGAGGTCTTCTCTGTGATTGTGATTATGGTGATTCTGACGACACTTGTGAGTCCGCCGATCCTTTCCTTTATGCTCAAACGCGCAGAAAAGTAA
- a CDS encoding DEAD/DEAH box helicase, which produces MPREELEQHDFNGLGITPGLLKRLQALKFEHPTPIQYKAIPVATAGEDVVGIAQTGSGKTLAFSIPVLQHVAASKTMGLILLPTRELAIQVEETIRKLAGASGLRTAIVIGGANPRPQIRQLRAKPHVIVATPGRLIDHIEQGNINLHNIGILVLDEADRMMDMGFAPQLELILQGVPDQRQTMLFSATMPKAIADMAQKYMKSPLRIEVTRPGTTAENIDQEVFIVHKDDKMALMERLLKEYKGTVLIFSRTKHGAKKIARAIRLLGHTADEIHSNRTQSQRQSALRGFTNGKYRILVATDIASRGIDVKDIELVLNFDLPDQLEDYVHRIGRTGRAGKSGKAITFACPDQKREIYQIQQLIDVTLPIKSPSGEAMDPIKPLASGQRSSSGGSYRRGPQGRGGSRPSQGRSGGYTGNYPKRSQSGSQGGRSQERSGGSGSYGASRPQGRSGGSGSGSYGASRSQGRPAPRSADRRPKQRP; this is translated from the coding sequence ATGCCAAGAGAAGAACTAGAACAACACGACTTTAATGGACTCGGGATTACACCCGGCCTTCTCAAGCGGCTGCAAGCGCTCAAATTTGAGCATCCAACTCCTATTCAATATAAAGCGATTCCTGTCGCCACAGCCGGTGAAGACGTTGTGGGTATTGCCCAGACTGGATCCGGTAAGACACTTGCTTTTTCTATCCCTGTATTGCAGCACGTCGCCGCGTCTAAAACGATGGGACTTATTTTGTTGCCAACGCGAGAACTCGCGATTCAGGTAGAAGAGACCATCCGTAAGCTTGCCGGCGCCTCTGGTCTTCGTACCGCCATTGTGATTGGTGGTGCTAACCCACGCCCTCAGATTCGTCAATTGCGTGCAAAACCACATGTAATCGTTGCAACACCGGGACGACTCATTGACCATATTGAGCAAGGTAACATCAATTTGCATAACATTGGTATTCTTGTTTTGGACGAGGCTGACCGTATGATGGATATGGGATTCGCCCCACAATTAGAGCTTATTCTCCAAGGTGTACCTGATCAGCGTCAGACGATGCTCTTTTCTGCAACCATGCCAAAAGCAATTGCAGACATGGCACAAAAGTACATGAAGTCTCCTTTGCGTATCGAGGTCACACGTCCCGGCACAACGGCAGAAAACATTGATCAAGAAGTCTTTATCGTCCATAAGGATGACAAAATGGCCCTCATGGAACGACTGCTTAAAGAGTACAAAGGAACCGTGCTTATCTTTAGCCGTACAAAACACGGGGCAAAAAAGATCGCTCGTGCAATTCGACTCCTCGGACATACAGCAGACGAGATCCACTCAAACCGAACACAGAGCCAGCGACAAAGTGCCCTACGAGGATTTACCAACGGAAAATATCGTATCCTCGTGGCAACCGACATTGCCTCGCGCGGAATCGATGTCAAAGATATCGAACTTGTCTTGAACTTTGATCTTCCAGATCAACTAGAGGATTACGTCCATCGTATTGGACGCACGGGTCGTGCTGGAAAATCAGGAAAAGCAATTACCTTTGCGTGTCCCGACCAAAAACGCGAAATTTACCAAATTCAGCAGTTAATTGACGTTACGTTACCAATCAAGTCCCCGTCGGGTGAGGCGATGGACCCTATTAAGCCTCTTGCAAGCGGGCAACGTTCCTCTAGCGGTGGATCTTACCGTCGTGGCCCACAGGGTCGTGGAGGATCAAGACCATCACAAGGACGCTCCGGTGGATACACAGGCAACTATCCAAAGCGAAGCCAGTCTGGATCCCAGGGTGGACGATCACAGGAACGTTCCGGTGGATCTGGAAGCTATGGAGCTTCACGGCCACAAGGTCGCTCCGGTGGATCTGGTTCCGGAAGCTATGGAGCTTCTCGATCCCAGGGACGCCCAGCACCTCGTAGCGCCGATCGTCGACCAAAGCAACGACCATAA